A single region of the Glycine max cultivar Williams 82 chromosome 20, Glycine_max_v4.0, whole genome shotgun sequence genome encodes:
- the LOC100787581 gene encoding protein PSK SIMULATOR 1: MALETLLVKVKTAISNSIDSVPPKLLKKKPSFKAKQNVGVLAFEIGGVMSKLLHLWHSLSDATIVRVRNDAVNLEGVRKIISNDESFLLGLACAEFSESLRVAANSVTRLSARCEDSALRSFHLAFLEFADSGRDPNGWALSGPKETDSKLKKMERYVTFTATLYREMEELTVLENSLRKALNHADGNSVGSKDQQKLYELQQKIFWQKQEVKDLKERSLWSRSFDNVVVLLVRFSFTVLARIKVVFGIGHHMPCLSRTLSASATVYPSDQNPNGFVYESLEEEDSKLEEEAVNGFFEANSKLLRPPESTLGAAGLALHYANLIIVMEKMIKSPHLVGVDARDDLYGMLPRSIRWGLRGRLRGVGFCASDPLLAGEWRDALGRILGWLSPLAHNMIKWQSERSFEQHNLVPKTNVLLLQTLFFANKDKTEAAITELLVGLNYIWRFEREMTAKALFECANSNGLLLKLNKSSQ, translated from the coding sequence ATGGCCCTCGAAACGCTCCTCGTGAAGGTCAAAACCGCCATATCAAACAGCATCGACTCGGTCCCGCCGAAGCTCCTGAAGAAGAAGCCTTCTTTCAAAGCGAAGCAAAACGTCGGCGTTTTGGCGTTCGAGATCGGCGGCGTGATGTCGAAGCTCCTCCACCTCTGGCACTCGCTCTCCGACGCAACCATCGTGCGCGTCCGAAACGACGCCGTGAACCTCGAGGGCGTTCGGAAGATCATCTCCAACGACGAGTCGTTCCTCCTCGGACTCGCCTGCGCCGAGTTCTCCGAGTCGCTCCGAGTCGCCGCTAACTCGGTGACGCGGCTCAGCGCGCGCTGCGAGGATTCCGCCCTGCGCTCCTTCCACCTGGCCTTCCTCGAGTTCGCGGACTCGGGCCGCGACCCGAACGGGTGGGCCCTCTCCGGCCCAAAAGAAACCGATTCGAAGCTCAAGAAAATGGAGCGTTACGTGACGTTCACGGCAACACTCTACCGCGAAATGGAGGAGCTCACGGTTCTTGAAAACTCCTTAAGAAAAGCCCTGAATCACGCTGACGGCAACAGCGTTGGGAGCAAAGATCAGCAGAAGCTCTACGAGCTTCAGCAGAAGATCTTTTGGCAGAAGCAAGAGGTGAAGGATCTAAAAGAAAGATCTTTATGGAGCAGAAGCTTCGACAATGTTGTTGTACTCCTCGTAAGGTTCAGCTTCACCGTTTTAGCAAGGATTAAGGTTGTCTTCGGAATCGGTCACCACATGCCTTGTCTGTCTCGTACTTTGTCGGCTTCCGCCACTGTTTATCCGTCTGATCAAAACCCTAATGGGTTCGTTTATGAGTCATTGGAAGAAGAAGACTCGAAGCTTGAAGAAGAGGCCGTGAATGGGTTTTTTGAGGCAAACTCGAAGCTTTTGAGACCACCCGAGAGCACGCTGGGTGCTGCGGGTTTGGCTTTGCATTACGCGAATCTGATCATAGTGATGGAGAAGATGATAAAGTCACCGCACTTGGTGGGTGTGGATGCGAGGGATGATTTGTATGGGATGTTGCCGAGGAGCATAAGGTGGGGTTTGAGGGGAAGGTTGAGAGGGGTGGGGTTTTGTGCGAGTGATCCTCTGCTCGCTGGTGAGTGGAGAGATGCGTTAGGGAGAATATTGGGGTGGTTGTCACCTTTGGCACATAACATGATCAAGTGGCAAAGTGAGAGAAGCTTTGAGCAACACAATTTGGTGCCCAAGACCAATGTGTTGTTGTTGCAGACTTTGTTTTTCGCTAACAAGGACAAGACTGAGGCTGCCATCACTGAACTTCTTGTGGGGTTGAACTATATTTGGAGGTTTGAGAGGGAAATGACTGCTAAGGCTTTGTTTGAATGCGCCAATTCTAATGGGCTATTGTTAAAGTTGAACAAATCCAGTCAATGA
- the LOC100788643 gene encoding 65-kDa microtubule-associated protein 3, producing MSKPQNDPLVQSETTCGTLLYELQIIWDEVGESESDRDRMLFELEQECLEVYRRKVDLANRSRAQLRQAIADCEAELAAICSSMGERPVHIRQTDQNAGSLKEEHARILPQLEEMQKRKIERRNQFIEIQEQIQSISIEIYGPREYIPAVEDETDLSLRKLEELHRQLHALQIEKSSRLKQVQEHLCTLNSLCLVLGFDFKQTINGIHPSLVDSKGSKSVSNDTIQQLAVAIQELREVKLQRMQKLQDLATTMLELWNLMDTPIEEQQMFQNVTCNIAASEHEVTEPNTLSVDFINLVEVEVARLEALKSSKMKELVLKKRTELEEICRKTHLIPEIDNAVESAVEAIESGSVDPAFVLEQIELQISQVKEEALGRKEILEKVEKWLAACDEESWLEEYNRDDNRYNAGRGAHLTLKRAEKARALVNKIPAMVDGLTSKTISWEKEKGIEFTYDGIRLLSMVEEYNILRQEKEQERRRQRDLKKLQGQMIAEQEALYGSKPSPSKPQSVKKGPRMSTGGGAASRRVSLGGAMLQTPKPDSKSTHSRAMRKVDKVHQIEHLNYLDDGISGLSAARRGLDIAGAPVKKHSFGAGTQIIESPLIRQPFSPISSNSVSSKANVANATDELSKQNEKLQRTVSLNNGPFTTPSKTVPTVVDEENRTPNIPAPATPSTVSVPMNMAMTPVPSSILKNVSLNSTPISVPYGNNDLVQEVEYSFEEKRLSYYMLA from the exons ATGTCCAAACCTCAAAATGATCCCCTTGTGCAATCGGAAACAACTTGTGGAACACTTCTCTATGAACTTCAG ATAATATGGGATGAAGTAGGGGAGTCTGAGTCTGACAGAGATAGAATGCTGTTTGAGCTTGAACAAGAGTGTCTAGAAGTATACAGAAGGAAGGTAGATCTGGCAAATCGGTCTAGAGCTCAATTAAGGCAGGCAATTGCTGATTGTGAGGCAGAACTTGCAGCCATTTGTTCATCAATGGGAGAGAGACCAGTGCATATTCGACAG ACTGATCAAAATGCTGGAAGCCTGAAGGAAGAACATGCAAGAATTCTTCCACAGTTGGAGGAGatgcaaaaaaggaaaattgagCGTAGAAATCAATTTATAGAAATTCAAGAGCAGATTCAAAgcatttcaattgaaatatatgGTCCTAGAGAGTATATTCCTGCTGTCGAAGATGAAACTGATTTATCCTTGAGAAAACTTGAAGAATTGCACAGGCAGCTACATGCACTTCAGATTGAGAAG AGTAGTCGCTTAAAGCAGGTCCAGGAGCACCTGTGTACATTAAATTCTCTTTGTTTAGTGCTTGGTTTTGACTTTAAGCAGACAATTAATGGAATTCATCCCAGTTTAGTGGACTCAAAAGGATCTAAGAGTGTAAGTAATGATACCATTCAGCAATTAGCTGTTGCTATACAAGAACTGCGGGAAGTTAAATTACAGAGAATGCAGAAG CTCCAAGATCTTGCGACTACAATGTTGGAGCTCTGGAACTTGATGGATACCCCTATTGAAGAGCAACAGATGTTTCAGAATGTTACATGTAATATAGCTGCTTCAGAACATGAAGTAACTGAACCAAACACCTTGTCCGTGGACTTCATCAATTTG GTTGAGGTGGAAGTAGCTAGGTTAGAAGCGTTAAAATCAAGCAAGATGAAAGAGCTTgtattaaagaaaagaacagaactGGAGGAGATTTGTCGAAAGACTCATTTGATCCCAGAAATAGATAATGCAGTGGAATCTGCTGTTGAGGCCATAGAATCTG GATCTGTGGACCCTGCTTTCGTGCTTGAACAAATTGAACTTCAGATTTCCCAAGTCAAAGAGGAAGCTTTGGGCAGAAAAGAGATACTTGAAAAGGTTGAGAAATGGTTGGCAGCGTGCGATGAAGAGTCTTGGCTTGAGGAGTACAACAGG GATGATAATCGCTACAATGCTGGGAGAGGTGCTCATCTTACTCTCAAGCGAGCTGAGAAAGCTCGTGCCTTGGTTAACAAAATTCCAG CAATGGTAGATGGTCTGACTTCAAAAACTATTTCATGGGAGAAGGAAAAAGGCATTGAGTTCACATATGATGGT ATTCGTCTACTTTCTATGGTTGAAGAATACAATATATTACGGcaagagaaagaacaagaaCGTCGTAGGCAGCGG GATCTGAAGAAACTCCAGGGACAAATGATAGCTGAACAGGAGGCACTATATGGGTCAAAACCAAGCCCTTCAAAGCCCCAAAGTGTTAAAAAGGGACCTAGGATGTCGACCGGAGGAGGTGCAGCTAGTAGAAGAGTCTCTCTGGGAGGAGCAATGCTTCAAACTCCTAAACCGGATTCAAAATCTACTCACTCACGTGCCATGAGAAAGGTTGATAAAGTGCACCAAATTGAGCATCTAAATTACCTGGATGATGGCATTTCAGGTTTATCAGCAG CTAGAAGAGGGCTGGATATTGCTGGCGCTCCTGTTAAAAAGCACTCATTTGGTGCTGGGACTCAAATCATAGAATCTCCTCTGATACGACAACCTTTTTCTCCCATCTCTTCTAACAGTGTATCTTCAAAAGCTAATGTGGCAAATGCTACAGATGAACTGAGTAAACAGAATGAGAAGTTGCAGAGAACAGTGTCGCTTAACAATGGGCCATTTACTACTCCCTCCAAGACAGTTCCTACTGTGGTAGATGAAGAGAATAGGACTCCAAATATTCCTGCCCCAGCTACCCCTTCGACAGTATCAGTTCCAATGAATATGGCCATGACTCCAGTTCCTTCTTCAATTTTGAAGAACGTAAGCTTGAATTCAACTCCCATATCAGTTCCTTATGGAAATAATGACTTGGTTCAGGAGGTTGAATATTCATTCGAGGAAAAAAGGCTCAGTTACTATATGTTAgcgtga
- the LOC100788111 gene encoding protein YLS7, giving the protein MNDMAWTTLKGSPRMSSHPRPLSWIVVMVGALAFFLIYASWVLVSSPIGATVQGYFYSVGSSEKLDLPVSSVNGASINDGHSNVSLDLVDKKPPSEDLQSSTISTEVPSDSKTEQTDTTSNSQVDSGESTSVNLPMTKEVNSDTTVLNSGELGTLFGDRSDVANSSSPTQDNSQVDLNSKTTKPLVGTNSFNETGNIRMEEPTSVALINQSSAVTTASNETSISSGDSTSTAVPESAEKLNNTPSAGCDLYHGNWIHDPLGPLYTNNSCPVLTQMQNCQGNGRPDKDYENWRWKPFQCDLPRFDPKKFLELMRGKTLAFIGDSVARNQMESMLCILWQVEKPKNRGNRNMQRYYFRSTSVMIVRIWSSWLVKLTSEPFDYAPAGVDKLHLDAPDEKLMEHIPNFDVVVLSSGHWFAKQSVYILNNEIVGGQLWWLDKSRKMKVDSVKAYGISVETILTAIATIPNYKGLTIVRSYSPDHYEGGAWNTGGSCTGKVRPLAPGELVKNMHTNIMHEQQVTGFNRAVERATNGSKLRLMDITEAFQYRHDGHPGPYRSPDPNKITKRGPDGRPPPQDCLHWCMPGPVDTWNELVFEIIRREYEGGSAS; this is encoded by the exons ATGAATGACATGGCTTGGACTACCCTCAAAGGTTCTCCCAGAATGTCTTCTCATCCAAGGCCTCTTTCTTGGATTGTGGTTATGGTGGGAGCACTtgcatttttcttaatttatgctTCCTGGGTTCTTGTATCATCCCCTATTGGTGCCACGGTCCAGGGTTATTTTTATAGTGTAGGTAGTTCAGAGAAGTTAGATTTGCCTGTGTCTTCAGTGAATGGAGCTTCTATTAATGATGGTCACTCGAATGTGAGTTTAGATCTTGTTGATAAAAAACCACCCTCTGAGGATCTACAATCTTCCACAATTTCCACTGAGGTGCCTAGTGATAGTAAGACAGAACAAACTGATACTACATCAAACTCACAAGTGGACTCGGGTGAGTCTACTTCAGTGAACCTTCCAATGACCAAGGAAGTGAATAGCGACACGACAGTTTTGAATTCAGGAGAACTAGGGACTTTGTTTGGTGACCGTTCAGATGTAGCCAATAGTAGCTCGCCTACTCAAGACAATTCACAAGTTGATTTGAATTCAAAAACAACTAAGCCATTGGTAGGTACCAATTCTTTCAATGAGACAGGTAATATTAGAATGGAGGAACCCACTTCTGTGGCTTTGATCAATCAGTCCAGTGCTGTAACTACAGCATCAAATGAGACCTCTATCTCTTCCGGTGATTCCACTTCAACTGCTGTTCCAGAATCAGCAGAGAAGCTAAATAACACACCCTCTGCTG GCTGTGATCTGTACCATGGAAATTGGATACATGATCCACTGGGACCATTATACACAAACAATTCATGCCCTGTATTGACACAGATGCAGAATTGCCAGGGTAATGGGAGACCTGATAAGGATTATGAAAATTGGCGATGGAAGCCCTTTCAATGTGACCTCCCTCGATTTGATCCCAAAAAGTTTTTGGAGCTGATGAGAGGGAAGACTTTGGCTTTCATTGGAGATTCAGTAGCCCGAAACCAGATGGAATCAATGCTGTGCATTCTGTGgcag GTAGAGAAACCGAAGAATCGGGGAAATCGTAACATGCAACGATATTATTTTAGGTCCACTTCTGTTATGATTGTCAGGATATGGTCCTCGTGGCTTGTCAAACTAACATCTGAACCATTTGACTATGCTCCAGCTGGTGTGGATAAGCTCCATCTTGATGCCCCTGATGAGAAGTTGATGGAACACATCCCAAACTTTGATGTGGTTGTTCTTTCTTCTGGTCATTGGTTCGCCAAGCAGTCTGTGTATATTTTGAACAATGAGATAGTGGGAGGACAGTTGTGGTGGCTGGACAAGTCTCGGAAGATGAAGGTTGACAGTGTTAAAGCATATGGCATATCTGTTGAAACAATTCTAACTGCTATTGCTACAATTCCAAATTACAAAGGGCTGACAATTGTGCGTTCCTACTCACCTGACCATTATGAGGGTGGAGCATGGAACACCGGTGGATCATGCACTGGGAAGGTTAGGCCTCTTGCACCTGGTGAACTGGTGAAAAATATGCACACAAATATAATGCATGAACAACAGGTGACAGGTTTTAACCGTGCAGTGGAAAGGGCAACAAATGGATCAAAGTTGAGGCTAATGGATATCACTGAAGCCTTTCAATACAGGCATGATGGTCACCCCGGCCCTTACAGGAGTCCTGATCCCAATAAGATTACGAAACGTGGCCCTGATGGAAGGCCACCACCACAGGATTGCTTGCACTGGTGCATGCCAGGCCCTGTTGATACCTGGAATGAACTTGTGTTTGAAATCATTAGGAGAGAATATGAAGGTGGAAGTGCATCATga